A genomic region of Manihot esculenta cultivar AM560-2 chromosome 15, M.esculenta_v8, whole genome shotgun sequence contains the following coding sequences:
- the LOC110611037 gene encoding uncharacterized protein LOC110611037 produces the protein MDEEWTPFRLAELYEQIAAAKSFVIDQTAQALEAQQLQQIHACEGFYEPSRYAMPQVLRTNLHKTLETLQNVQQEADRIAAKMRADMVRKEEELQDGETDDESWQVQEQASEEIQPEYCSVPGSSASRSALGMGDHSYTSSSYATRTYCYVHASGNLMPSEKTSGICTKIFQKYNVEEGSSWKNIPQSTKDFYFREFEKEFHWDEGSAAIVRKAWNKKAATRYKDFLTNEKKKKKRSAYISIEVCDKWNLDWSTPEYVAKSMKYSKNRLTEKGGEGAGPSTHTGGSITHEEHARRIQNANTDKVPPTAAELFLHTHTKKSDRNKFVDKRAEIVYENYLKLKEQHSSQNMGSDHVEGDGGTINEDQLFITAAGGWQGSRVYGLGSAASFAFSQIGTVGKTTNVPSSQSPEWKKEIEAKFEEKYNSLQKLVLDQNQIIAQMRDELQARRMGQQSSSLMPSTSDMPPAQRSPGDSHID, from the exons ATGGATGAGGAATGGACACCTTTTCGCCTCGCagaactttatgaacaaatcgctgctgcgaaaagttttgttatagaccaaACTGCACAAGCTCTTGAAGCACAACAACTCCAACAAATACATGCATgtgaaggattctatgaaccatcaagatatgcaatgccTCAAGTTCTCAGAACTAATCTTCATAAGacgttggagactttgcaaaaTGTCCAACAAGAAGCAGATCGAATAGCCGCCAAAATGAGAgcagacatggtaagaaaagaggaagagctcCAAGATGGtgagacagatgatgaaagttggcaagtacaagaacaagcctcTGAAGAAAtacaaccagaatact GTTCTGTTCCTGGATCGAGTGCTAGTCGATCTGCATTGGGCATGGGAGATCACTCGTATACATCCTCATCATATGCTACTAGGACCTACTGTTATGTGCATGCAAGCGGAAA TCTTATGCCTTCTGAGAAGACATCTGGTATCTGCACAAAGATTTTTCAAAAGTACAATGTCGAGGAGGGTTCTTCCTGGAAGAATATCCCACAATCcacaaaagatttttatttcAGAGAGTTTGAG aAAGAATTTCACTGGGATGAGGGAAGTGCTGCAATAGTGAGGAAGGCATGGAATAAAAAAGCAGCTACCCGATACAAAGACTTTCTGAcaaatgaaaagaagaaaaaaaagaggagtGCTTATATATCAATTGAAGTTTGTGATAAATGGAATTTAGATTGGAGTACTCCAGAGTATGTAGCAAAGTCAATGAAGTACTCAAAGAACCGCTTAACAGAGAAGGGAGGTGAAGGAGCTGGTCCTTCTACACATACAGGTGGGTCCATAACACATGAGGAGCATGCTAGACGCATACAAAATGCTAACACAGACAAAGTTCCTCCAACAGCAGCTGAGTTGTTTCTCCACACCCATACAAAGAAGAGTGATCGCAACAAATTTGTTGATAAACGAGCTGAAATTGTTTAT GAAAATTATTTGAAGCTAAAAGAACAACATTCAAGCCAGAATATGGGATCAGATCATGTGGAAGGAGATGGAGGAACTATTAATGAGGATCAATTGTTCATTACTGCAGCAGGAGGATGGCAAGGAAGTCGAGTTTATGGTTTAGGTAGTGCTGCCTCTTTTGCCTTCTCTCAAATAGGAACTGTGGGAAAAACAACAAATGTTCCATCATCCCAATCACCAGAATGGAAGAAGGAAATTGAAGCAAAGTTTGAAGAGAAGTATAATAGTTTGCAGAAACTTGTACTAGACCAAAATCAGATAATAGCTCAAATGCGTGATGAACTACAGGCAAGGAGGATGGGACAACAGTCTTCCTCATTGATGCCATCAACATCTGATATGCCTCCAGCTCAAAGATCCCCTGGTGATTCACATATAGATTAG